Proteins from a genomic interval of Medicago truncatula cultivar Jemalong A17 chromosome 3, MtrunA17r5.0-ANR, whole genome shotgun sequence:
- the LOC11413364 gene encoding putative disease resistance RPP13-like protein 1, producing MAAALVGGAFLSATIQTIAEKLSSSEFRVFIKNTKFNYSLLADLKTTLFALQAVLVDAEQKQFTDLPVKQWLDDLKDTIFDAEDLLDLISYASLRRKLENTPAGQLQNLPSSSTKINYKMEKMCKRLQTFVQQKDILGLQRTVSGRVSRRTPSSSVVNESVMVGRNDDKDRLVNMLVSDIGTGRNNNLGVVAILGMGGVGKTTLAQLVYNDDKIEEHFDLKAWICVPEDFDVVRITKSLLESVVRNTTSVNSMVESNNLDILQVELMKHLMDRRFLFVLDDMWNDSYVDWDELITPLTNRETGGKVIITTREQKVAEVACTFPIHKLEPLSDDDCWTLLSKHAFGDEDYVRGKYPKLEEIGRKIARKCGGLPIAAKALGGLLRSKAVEKEWTAILNSDIWNLRNDTILPTLYLSYQYLPSHLKRCFAYCSIFPKDYPLDRKKLVLLWMAEGFLDYSQGEKTAEEVGDDYFVELLSRSLIQQSNDDACGEKYVMHDLVNDLATFISGKSCCRFECGNISKNIRHLSYNQKEYDNFMKLKNFYNFKCLRSFLPIYIGPIYLWWAQNHLSMKVVDDLLPKLKRLRVLSLSKYTNITKLPDSIGNLVQMRYLDLSLTRIKSLPDTICNLFNLQTFILFGCCDLCELPANMGNLINLHHLDISETGINELPMDIVRLENLQTLTVFIVGKLQVGLSIKELRKFSHLQGKLTIKNLNNVVDATEAHDANLKSKEKIEELELLWGKQIEDSQKEKNVLEMLHPSVNLKKLIIDLYSGTSFPNWLGNSSFSNMVSINITNCEYCVTLPPLGQLPSLKDLSIGYMLILEKIGPEFYCVVEEGSDSSFQPFPSLECITFFNMPNWKEWLSFEGNNFAFPRLKILKILNCSELRGNLPCHLSFIEEIVIEGCAHLLETPPTLHWLSSLKKGNINGLGEKTQLSLLGSDSPCMMQHVVICRCVTLLSIPKMI from the coding sequence ATGGCTGCAGCTTTGGTGGGAGGCGCATTTCTTTCTGCTACTATTCAAACCATAGCAGAGAAGCTAAGCTCATCAGAGTTTCGtgttttcataaaaaacacaaagttcAATTACTCGCTATTGGCAGATTTGAAAACAACACTTTTTGCTCTTCAAGCTGTTCTAGTTGATGCAGAGCAGAAACAATTCACTGATCTTCCTGTCAAACAATGGCTTGATGACTTGAAAGACACAATCTTTGATGCTGAAGATTTGCTCGACTTAATAAGCTATGCTTCCTTGCGGCGCAAGCTGGAGAACACACCAGCTGGTCAGTTGCAAAACTTgccttcatcatcaacaaagaTCAATTACAAGATGGAGAAGATGTGTAAAAGGCTGCAAACTTTTGTCCAGCAGAAAGATATCCTTGGCTTACAAAGAACTGTAAGTGGTAGAGTTTCTCGTAGAACACCTTCAAGTTCAGTGGTAAATGAATCTGTCATGGTGGGTAGGAATGATGATAAAGATAGACTCGTCAATATGTtggtatcagatattggaacaGGCAGAAATAATAATTTAGGTGTTGTTGCAATTTTGGGTATGGGAGGCGTCGGTAAAACAACACTTGCTCAACTTGTTTACAACGACGATAAAATTGAAGAACATTTTGATCTGAAGGCATGGATTTGTGTACCGGAGGATTTCGATGTTGTGAGAATAACCAAATCTCTCCTTGAATCTGTTGTTAGAAATACAACATCTGTCAATTCAATGGTCGAAAGCAATAATCTTGATATCCTTCAAGTTGAGTTAATGAAACATTTGATGGATAGaagatttttgtttgtgttggacGACATGTGGAATGACAGTTATGTTGACTGGGATGAGTTAATAACTCCCTTGACTAACAGAGAAACAGGAGGCAAAGTGATAATAACAACACGCGAACAAAAAGTTGCAGAGGTCGCATGCACATTTCCTATTCATAAATTAGAACCTCTATCTGATGATGATTGTTGGACTTTACTCTCGAAGCATGCATTTGGTGATGAAGACTATGTTCGTGGTAAATACCCAAAGCTAGAAGAGATTGGCAGGAAGATTGCTAGAAAGTGTGGTGGATTGCCGATAGCTGCAAAAGCACTTGGAGGACTATTGCGTTCAAAGGCGGTTGAAAAAGAGTGGACTGCAATTCTGAATAGCGACATATGGAACTTAAGAAATGATACAATTTTGCCCACTTTGTATTTGAGTTATCAATATCTTCCCTCTCATTTAAAAAGATGCTTTGCCTATTGTTCTATTTTCCCAAAAGATTACCCACTGGATAGGAAGAAATTGGTTTTGTTGTGGATGGCAGAAGGCTTCCTTGATTATTCTCAAGGCGAAAAAACGGCGGAGGAAGTCGGTGATGATTATTTTGTCGAATTGTTATCTAGATCGttaattcaacaatcaaatgATGATGCTTGTGGAGAAAAGTATGTCATGCATGACCTTGTTAATGATTTAGCAACATTCATATCAGGAAAAAGTTGTTGCAGGTTTGAATGTGGTAACATTTCTAAAAATATCCGCCATTTGTCATATAACCAAAAGGAGTATGACAATTTCATGAAGTTGAAGAATTTCTACAATTTCAAATGCTTGCGAAGCTTCCTACCCATTTACATCGGACCCATTTACTTATGGTGGGCCCAAAATCACTTATCCATGAAGGTGGTTGATGATTTGCTACCAAAACTCAAAAGGTTGCGTGTGTTATCGCTATCCAAGTATACAAACATCACCAAGCTACCAGATTCAATTGGCAATTTGGTGCAAATGAGGTATCTAGATCTCTCCTTAACTAGAATCAAAAGCTTGCCTGATACGATATGCAACCTTTTTAATTTgcaaacctttattttatttggttgttGCGATCTTTGTGAATTGCCAGCGAATATGGGaaatttaatcaatttacaTCACCTTGATATAAGTGAGACTGGCATAAATGAGTTGCCCATGGATATTGTACGACTAGAAAACCTTCAAACATTGACAGTTTTCATCGTGGGGAAGCTACAGGTAGGGTTAAGTATCAAAGAGCTTCGGAAATTCTCGCACCTACAAGGAAAACTTACCATCAAGAACCTAAATAATGTAGTTGATGCCACGGAGGCACACGATGCCAACCTGAAAAGCAAAGAGAAAATTGAAGAGTTAGAGTTGTTATGGGGCAAACAAATTGAAGACtcacaaaaagagaaaaatgtaCTTGAGATGTTGCATCCATCAGTAAACTTGAAGAAACTAATCATAGACTTGTATAGCGGGACAAGCTTTCCAAATTGGTTGGGAAATTCTTCGTTTTCTAACATGGTATCCATCAACATCACTAACTGTGAATATTGTGTGACACTTCCACCGTTAGGGCAACTACCTTCTCTCAAAGACCTAAGTATAGGGTATATGTTAATATTGGAGAAAATTGGCCCAGAGTTCTATTGTGTCGTAGAAGAAGGTTCTGATTCTTCCTTCCAACCATTTCCCTCCCTTGAGTGTATAACATTTTTCAACATGCCAAATTGGAAGGAATGGCTTTCCTTTGAAGGAAACAATTTTGCCTTTCCTCGTCTTAAAATTCTGAAGATACTTAATTGTTCTGAATTGAGGGGGAATTTACCTTGCCACCTTTCTTTCATAGAAGAAATTGTAATAGAAGGTTGTGCTCATCTATTGGAAACACCGCCTACTTTGCATTGGCTGTCGTCATTGAAAAAAGGTAATATCAATGGGCTTGGTGAAAAGACTCAATTATCATTGCTTGGGAGTGACTCTCCATGTATGATGCAACATGTAGTCATTTGTAGGTGTGTTACGCTATTATCTATTCCAAAAATGATTTGA